The stretch of DNA TTGCTTAGCCCCTGCCCCTTTTCGTATATCTCGACAAGCTCATCGGCCGAGCGGAAAGTTCCGTCCTCATTGGCGGCCGTAGCCCAAGGGACGTTTACCGCACCCGGAATATGTCCTCCGCGAAGCGCGCCTTCCTGAGGGTAAGCCTCCATGTGAAGCAGTTCTCCCGAATATTCCTTCGGGGAACGGACATCGACAAGCGGCTTGCCCGAGTTCATGTGTCCAAGAACGTCATCGCGAAAAGCCCTTATTGACTCATCGACAGCCGACACCTTGTAATCGGTTTTCGGTCTTTCGGGAACCTCTTTTACCATATCTCTTCCCTCGTCGACCCATTTCTGCCTGCCGCCGTCCATTATAAGACATTTTTCATGTCCAAGCACCTTGAAGGTCCAGAATGCGTAGCAGGCCCACCAGTTGCTCCTGTCCCCGTAGAAAACCACTGCGTGGTCGTTTGAAATGCCTTTTTCCGAAAGCAGTGCCTCGAAATCCTCCCTGCTAACGTAGTCCCTTATAAGCTGATCCTGAAGCTCGGTCTGCCAGTCGAATTTCACCGAATTTCTTATGTGTCCTATCTCGTAAAGCAATATGTCCTCATCCGATTCAACTATAACGATATCGGGATCGTCGATATGCTCCTCTACCCAGTCCGTGCTTACCAAAACATCCGGGTTTGCGTAATCCGCCATTTCTGAAACCTCCGTTCGGCCGCGTAACTTCGCGGCCTTTTACAATATTTAGGTAATTATAAATACACGGGGGCGGGTTTTCAAGAAATCCCCAAGGGACCGCCGGGCCCCGCGGGAAACTTGATTTTCGGGGAGGGTTGCGTGATAATTTCTTCGTACGCACAGTCTCAGGAAACCTTAAAATGGCGGAAACAGAAGAGCAGAAAACAGAAGAAATGGCGGAACAGGAAACCGAGGCGCCGGATGAAAACGAAGTTGCCCCAATAATCTGGTCCCAGAAAAGGGTTCCGAACATAGAAAAGGGATATAACCCAAGCGTGCCTTTTTACATGATGGGAATCTTCATCGCACTCATAATCCTGAGCGTGATTTTCGCCAAGATCACATCCTGAGCGTACAATCCCGCCCCCCGCCCAGAGCCATGGACAGGAAAAATCGCGCTTCATCCGTCTCAAAGAACCAGAGCGCCCTGAAAATAGTCTGGTCCGCCCTGCTGCTTGCCATGTTCGCCTACACCGCGGTGGTTTTCGTTTTCAAATCGCCCGAGGCGCCGGATGTCAGAGAAAACGTAAAGGCAGTATTTCTTCTTGGAGGAGTGGTGCTTGGAGTAATCTCCCTTCTCATATACAGGTTTACCCTTTCTGAGAAATCGCTTCGCAAGAAATTTCTCTCAACCCAAGGCCAGGAGCCGGGAAAAAGGCTTGAGGAGTTCTCAAACCGTCTCCTGCTTCCGCACGTGGTTCCCTGGGGAATAAACGAGACCGTGGTGCTGCTCGGATTCGTGCTCGGGTTTTTAGGCAGAAATCCCCAAGACATACTTCCNNNNNNNNNNGGAATCATCCTGCATATCTACATGTATCCTAGAGTGGAGCAGCTTGTCGAGAGGATAACAGATTCAGTCCAAGGGGCGTGATCACTCAAAAAAGCGCCTTATCTCCATCTGGGTCTCCTCGAGGGAACCGGAAGCTTCTATTACCTTGAGCCTTGGGGTCCCTTTTTCAATCAGCCGTCTGTAACCCTCATCCACTCGGCTGTGGAACTCAACCGGTTCCTCGTCCATCTTGTTTCTCTCCTTACCGCGGTCCCTGAGCCTCAGGAGCGCCTGCTCAACCGGTATCGAAAGAAAAAACGTGACGTCGGGCTCAACACCGAGACTTGATGCCACAGCCATGCGGAGAACCAGGTCAGGGTCAAGCTCCCTTCCCGAGCCCTGGTAAGCAAGGGTCGAATCGTAGTACCTGTCGCAAATGACCGTGTAACCGTCTTTTAGTTTCGGCAGTATGAGCTCCCTTACGTGCTGGGCCCTGTCCGCGCAGAAAAGACAAAGTTCGGCGTAGGGCTCAATATCGATATCCCTCCGGTCGAGAATCTCGTTTCTTATCGCCTCGCCGAGCTTGCCCTCGCCCGGTTCCTTTGTAAAAAACACCTTGGTCCCCTTGCTGGAGAGGTAATCGGCTAGAAGCCTCGCCTGGGTCGATTTGCCGCTTCCGTCTATTCCCTCGAATGTGATAAATCTGCTCACACTGCGCCTCCCGGGGTTTTGTCCTGACCTCGAGACAAAAGTCCCGTCATCTTCCTGAGGTTCTTGATTTCCCCAGGGTTCAGGTCACGCCACTCCCCCTTGCCAAGCTCGCCGAGACGTACGTTACCACACGAAATTCTCTTAAGCCTGGCAACTCGAAGGCCAAAGGCCTCGAAGTACTTTTTCACAAGGTGTTTTCTCCCCTCGTGAAATGAAATGCTTGCCCGCGCGCGCCCAGGGGACACTTGAAGAACACTCACTGAATCCGGCTTCGTAAACCGTTTTTCAATTTCCACTCCTCCACCAAGTACCGCTTCGAGATCATCCGGCACATCCCCCGAAACCTCGGCTAGATAAGTTTTTACCACCTTGTACCTGGGGTGATGTATTCTGTTTGCAAGTTCCCCGTCGTTTGTGAGAATCAGAAGTCCCTCAGAGTCGTAGTCAAGCCTGCCAACGGGATAAACCCTCTGCTCTATGCCTCCCAGGAAGGACGTTATCGTTTTCTTTCCATCTTCCATGGACCTGAGGGAAGTGAGGTAAAAGGGAGGCTTGTTAAGCATCACGTATCTTTTCCTTTCCTTGCGCACGGGTTTTCCATCAAGCGCTACCATGTCGGCAGTCTCGTCCACCACGGAACCGAGAGTACGAACAACCTCCCCGTTTACAGTTATCCGTCCCGCCTTTATAAGGTTATCCGCTTTTCTTCTTGACGTTACTCCGCACTCGGAGAGAAATCTGTTAAGCCTCATTTAATCAGACCGGCAATCTCTAAATTTAATTTTTTGTGAACGTGTTTTTCTTTACGCATTTCTAATATACACCACAAAGGCGGACATTCACGCTCGTACCAGTTTGCCCTCTTGGAACCCCGTAGCTGACAAGGACCGCAATTTACGAATTTTCGGGGTGCCCAACGCTGGAAGTTTTTTTCTCTTACTTTTCCGGAAAGAGTCCCGGCAACCAGCGGGATGCAAGTTCGGCCGGAAAGGCAAGTCGCAACGGAGCACGGGTACTCCGTGAAGCCAGAATTCCACGTTTCAGCAGAACAGACGTGATGCGACGGGCATGGCGGGGACTTGAGCCGAGAAGGCGAGTGACTTCTCCTCTTGGAATCTCCCCGCGATAAAGAACATTTCTCATAATAATTCTGGATTGAGGAGGGAGTTCGCCGGCGTGGATTTCCTCTTCGGTCCAGAGCAGAATTCTGCTTAGCAGACGATCCGGCATCATGAGCCTCTCCATGAAATCCACCTGGTCAATGCAGATAGTCAAGAAAAAACGCGTGAACTCCGCCAAGGCCTCCTCGCTCAGAGGACCCCGGCCGTCGAGATCATTGCGACGTCCCATTTCGCATGCCATCAGACGGCTCTTATACGACCCCTCCTCCCGTGCCAGCCCTCTTGAGACCGACCATATCCTGACCGCATTCAAGGCTTCCGATAACATGGCATCGGACATGAGACGGGCAACGCGCCCGTTTCCGTCCAGGAAAGGATGTATCCAAAGCAGTCTGTGGTGAGCCGCCGCGGAAGCCAAGATAGTGTCGGTTTTGCCGAGGCTTCCGTAGACACTTTCAAACCGCTTCATAAAACGGGGCACTGCCCCGGGACTTAAGGGAACATGGCGGCCTACGCGGACATCGCGACTGCGCAGTTCGCCAGGAACAACACTGACAACTTCTCCAGTATCCGGATTTTCCACCTGGAGCAGTTCATGGGGAAGCAATTCCCCGAACCGGTAGTGGATTTCCTGCAGACTGGCAACAGCGGTCGCGCCGCACTTGAGGCCTCCTTCGTCAATCCATTTCTGAACAGCTATATGGGCTCTTGCCTCAAGCTGCAGATTGCGCTTCTTCGTGTCGGCGCTGTAGTCCTCCTTCATGGCCCTTTCAATATCGACCGGATGAGTTTCATGGCCTTCGATAAGGTTGCTGTAATAGCAGTTCATCACCCTTACGAGACCGGAAAGAGACTCAAGTACGCCCTCGGGCAGGCCGTGACCGAGACCGGCGACGCATTGCGCAAGTTCAACCGCCAGGTCAGTCAGTTCACCGTGGTGTCTTGAAGTCCTGCCTATCAGAAGCGGTTCCATCAGTGAAACCACTTCCCCCCGATCTTCCGGGTCATGTGATCCGGCCGGTTCTTTGTCCGGTCCAATATTATCCATTATATAAATAATATCATAAAGTTAGATTGAATTAAAATCTTTTTTCAGTGTTTATTCTGTCCGCTTTTATATCCGCCATAATGTTACTCGCAACGCAGTTTCAGACGTCAAAAAAAGGCACACATTCGTGCCCGTAACGGCTTGTTCTTTCGCTCCCGGCATAGACCAGAACTGATTTCCTGTTGTCGGGATTGAGCCTTCTATAGAAATCAAGACCCTTGAACAACCCGGCGCCGAGGGTGCGGGTCGACTTTATCTCATAGGAAATCACGTCGGCGCCTTCCGGCTCCAGAAGATCGACTTCGTTCCCGGTGTTGTCCCTGAAGAAATACAGAGATGGGGACTCAACGTTGTTAAGTTTCCTCTTGACCTTTTCCATTACGACCAGATTTTCAAAAAGCGCACCTCTGAGTGGATGTGATTTCACGTGCTCAACAGTTTTTATTCCGAGCAGATAGGAGGCAAGGCCCACGTCGCAGAAGTAAAGCTTCGGCGTTTTCACTATCCGCTTTCTGAAATTTCTGTAATGGGGAGGGAGAAGGTAGATGATGTAGCTTGCCTCAAGAACCGAAATCCACGCGTCCACAGTCTTGGCGTCAACACCTATGTCGTTAGCCATACGCGCCCTGTTAAGCATCTGTCCGACATTTGACGGGCAGAGTCTCAGGAAACTTTCAAACTGTCTCAGGTTCCTGATCTCCCTAATGTCTCTCAGGTCTCTTTTAATGTAGGTATCCGTGTAAAATGAAAGGGCTTCTGAGGGATTGAGCTCTCTGTCAATAATCGCCGGATAGAATCCCCTGTAGATCAGATTTTCGTACGAAGACTTTTCCCCCAGTTCCTCAAGCGAGAAGGGAAGCAGGTTTACAAGCGCCGTCCTTCCGGCAAGCGACTGGGAGACCATATCCGTTAGACTGAACTGATGGCTTCCGGTCAGAATGAACTGTCCCGTCCGGACGCTGCGGTCCACTATGCCCTGAATATAAGAAACCAGATCGGGAACATGCTGGACCTCGTCTATAATCGTTGTTTCCGATTGTGCGAGGAATCCTCTCGGGTCTTTCCGGGCATGCTCCCGCACATCGGGGTCTTCCAGGTTGAGATAAAGGTGCTCCGGAAAACATTTCACCGACACGGTCGTCTTGCCTGACTGGCGAGGCCCCGTAATCGTGACGACGGGATACTGCGCGGCGAGACTCAGAAGTTTCGTTTCTATTGTCCGTCTTATCATGTTTTACAATTATGGAATATAATTCCTAATTTGTAAAGTTTTTCCGCAGACGCAAACCTCAGAACCCGATAATCCTCTTGTGCAAAACCTAGCTTTGGTTACAATTCAATTTCGCAAATCTGATATATTGGAGGTAGCAATGAAAAATTTCTCAGTTTTGGTTTATGCTTCGCTTTTCCTGATAGTCGGCTGTGGGGGGGGGCAGTGAGAGTCCGAATTTGGGTGGACTCACGCCTGATGATATTGACTGCGTAAACAACCCTGACTTTAACCACGTTGAACCTCTCCCCTCTGGAGCCCATCCAGATGAATTCATAACAGAAGAAGGAACATTCCTGCGTTGTGAAGATGAAGATATAAAGTACAATGCGGACGGAACTGTATCCGGCACATGGACAGGCAATACCAATGACGAGACTTACACGATCCTTCGGATTGCCGAGGAAGCATGCGGCCTAAGCACTGAAAACTTGCCCAATTACGTCGGCGACTGGGTAGTAACTGATGTTACAACCGGAGACCTGGAATACTATGATTTATGTCTCCGCTTTGACCTGATCCCAGGCATGATCTTCTGCCAGCAGCTGAGCGGCGAAGACCAGGAAACCGTCAGGCAAATCCAGTACGGACAAGTAGTAAACACATTTGTAGTCGCCGCTGAGGAGTGCGCCTTACAGGAAGAATAGGGTGCTGCAAAAGTAGCCGTGACAGCCCACCAGACGCAATCAGAGTTTCGGGCAAGTTTTCCTTCCTCAAAAACTTCAGCGGTTCATCCGGTTATCAATCAGGTTGTCAACTACAGATGGGTCGGCAAGAGTTGAAGTATCGCCAAGGTCGGAGTACTCGTTGGCGGCGATGCGGCGCAGAATCCGGCGCATGATCTTGCCAGAGCGGGTTTTCGGAAGCCCTGGAGCCCACTGTATAAGATCGGGAGAGGCGATCGGCCCTATTTCCTTTCTCACCCACTTAACTAGCTCGCCGCGAAGTTCTTCTGAAGGCTCCGAATCGGCGTTAAGTGTCACGTACGCATAGATGCCCTGACCCTTTATCTCGTGCGGATAGCCTACCACCGCCGCCTCGGCGACGCTTCCGTGCGACACCAAAGCGCTCTCCACCTCGGCTGTGCCCATCCGGTGACCGGATACGTTTATAACGTCATCGACACGCCCGGTAATCCAGTAATAACCGTCTTCGTCGCGACGGCAGCCGTCGCCGGTAAAATACTTGCCTAGATAGGCGGCAAAGTAAGTTTCGACGAAACGGTCGTGATCGCCGTAAACCGTGCGCGCCTGTCCCGGCCATGAATCCACTATACAGAGATTTCCCTCGGCCGCGCCTTCCAGGACATTGCCGTCGTCAGAAACCAGTTCCGGGCGCACCCCGAAAAACGGCAGTGTGGCTGAACCCGGCTTTAGGTCCGTTACACCGGGAAGCGGGGTTATCAGGACACCCCCGGTCTCGGTCTGCCACCAAGTGTCCACTATGGGACACCGGCCGTCGCCGACCACTTCGTAGTACCACATCCAGGCTTCGGGATTGATTGGTTCTCCCACGGTGCCAAGAACGCGAAGCGAGGCGCGGGAGGTTTCCTTGACCGGCCCGTCTCCCTCGCGCATAAGCGCCCGGATAGCCGTGGGGGCCGTGTAGAAAATACTGATGTTGTGCTTGTCGCAAACTCTCCAGAAACGTGACATGTCCGGATAACCCGGAACCCCTTCAAACATCACAGTGGTGGCGCCGTTTGCAAGCGGTCCATAGACGATGTAGCTGTGGCCGGTGACCCAGCCGACGTCAGCCGTACACCAATAGACCTCTCCTTCGTGGTAATCGAACACGTACTGGTGAGTTATCGAAGCGTAAACAAGATAACCGCCGGTTGTGTGCAAAACCCCCTTGGGCTTTCCGGTCGAACCCGAGGTGTAGAGAATGAAAAGCGGGTCCTCAGCGCCCATTTCCTCGGCCGCACAGTCATCGGAAACCTCCGCCGCGGCCTCATGATACCAGACGTCCCGCTCACCATCCCAGGGAACGTCCGCTCCAGTACGGCGCACTACCAGCACCTTTTTTACGATCGAGTCCACGGCGGCGTCCTCAAGGGCCTTGTCCGTGTTTACCTTAAGAGGCACCCTGCGAGCGCCGCGAAGTCCCTCGTCCGCCGTAATGACTATCTCCGATTCACAGTCAGAGATCCTCCCCGCAAGCGCCTGCGGTGAGAAACCTCCGAACACTACCGAATGAATGGCGCCGATACGCGCGCACGCAAGCATGGCGAAGGCAGCCTCGGGAATCATCGGCATGTATATGGTTACCCTGTCGCCCTTGCGGGCACCGAGAGACTTAAGCACGTTAGCCATGCGGCAGACTTCGCTCTTAAGTTCCGCGTAAGTGAACTTCCTGTCTTCGGCGGGGTCGTCCCCCTCCCATATGATTGCGATCTTGTCGGGAGTTTTCTCCGCGTGGCGGTCGACGCAGTTTGCCGACACGTTAAGGGTCCCGTCGTAGAACCACCTGATTGACACTTCCCCAGGACCGTAGCTTGTGTCCTTC from Candidatus Dadabacteria bacterium encodes:
- a CDS encoding sulfurtransferase; the encoded protein is MADYANPDVLVSTDWVEEHIDDPDIVIVESDEDILLYEIGHIRNSVKFDWQTELQDQLIRDYVSREDFEALLSEKGISNDHAVVFYGDRSNWWACYAFWTFKVLGHEKCLIMDGGRQKWVDEGRDMVKEVPERPKTDYKVSAVDESIRAFRDDVLGHMNSGKPLVDVRSPKEYSGELLHMEAYPQEGALRGGHIPGAVNVPWATAANEDGTFRSADELVEIYEKGQGLSKDQDVIAYCRIGERSSHTWFVLTYLLGFESVRNYDGSWTEWGNLVRAPIEK
- the tmk gene encoding dTMP kinase — translated: MSRFITFEGIDGSGKSTQARLLADYLSSKGTKVFFTKEPGEGKLGEAIRNEILDRRDIDIEPYAELCLFCADRAQHVRELILPKLKDGYTVICDRYYDSTLAYQGSGRELDPDLVLRMAVASSLGVEPDVTFFLSIPVEQALLRLRDRGKERNKMDEEPVEFHSRVDEGYRRLIEKGTPRLKVIEASGSLEETQMEIRRFFE
- a CDS encoding pseudouridine synthase, whose protein sequence is MRLNRFLSECGVTSRRKADNLIKAGRITVNGEVVRTLGSVVDETADMVALDGKPVRKERKRYVMLNKPPFYLTSLRSMEDGKKTITSFLGGIEQRVYPVGRLDYDSEGLLILTNDGELANRIHHPRYKVVKTYLAEVSGDVPDDLEAVLGGGVEIEKRFTKPDSVSVLQVSPGRARASISFHEGRKHLVKKYFEAFGLRVARLKRISCGNVRLGELGKGEWRDLNPGEIKNLRKMTGLLSRGQDKTPGGAV
- a CDS encoding Fic family protein, translating into MEPLLIGRTSRHHGELTDLAVELAQCVAGLGHGLPEGVLESLSGLVRVMNCYYSNLIEGHETHPVDIERAMKEDYSADTKKRNLQLEARAHIAVQKWIDEGGLKCGATAVASLQEIHYRFGELLPHELLQVENPDTGEVVSVVPGELRSRDVRVGRHVPLSPGAVPRFMKRFESVYGSLGKTDTILASAAAHHRLLWIHPFLDGNGRVARLMSDAMLSEALNAVRIWSVSRGLAREEGSYKSRLMACEMGRRNDLDGRGPLSEEALAEFTRFFLTICIDQVDFMERLMMPDRLLSRILLWTEEEIHAGELPPQSRIIMRNVLYRGEIPRGEVTRLLGSSPRHARRITSVLLKRGILASRSTRAPLRLAFPAELASRWLPGLFPEK
- a CDS encoding ATP-binding protein, producing the protein MIRRTIETKLLSLAAQYPVVTITGPRQSGKTTVSVKCFPEHLYLNLEDPDVREHARKDPRGFLAQSETTIIDEVQHVPDLVSYIQGIVDRSVRTGQFILTGSHQFSLTDMVSQSLAGRTALVNLLPFSLEELGEKSSYENLIYRGFYPAIIDRELNPSEALSFYTDTYIKRDLRDIREIRNLRQFESFLRLCPSNVGQMLNRARMANDIGVDAKTVDAWISVLEASYIIYLLPPHYRNFRKRIVKTPKLYFCDVGLASYLLGIKTVEHVKSHPLRGALFENLVVMEKVKRKLNNVESPSLYFFRDNTGNEVDLLEPEGADVISYEIKSTRTLGAGLFKGLDFYRRLNPDNRKSVLVYAGSERTSRYGHECVPFFDV
- the acs gene encoding acetate--CoA ligase; this encodes MSKPKVFPPSEAVTEGALINRDEYNWMYRQSVRDPEGFWGAHGKRIDWIRPYTKVKDTSYGPGEVSIRWFYDGTLNVSANCVDRHAEKTPDKIAIIWEGDDPAEDRKFTYAELKSEVCRMANVLKSLGARKGDRVTIYMPMIPEAAFAMLACARIGAIHSVVFGGFSPQALAGRISDCESEIVITADEGLRGARRVPLKVNTDKALEDAAVDSIVKKVLVVRRTGADVPWDGERDVWYHEAAAEVSDDCAAEEMGAEDPLFILYTSGSTGKPKGVLHTTGGYLVYASITHQYVFDYHEGEVYWCTADVGWVTGHSYIVYGPLANGATTVMFEGVPGYPDMSRFWRVCDKHNISIFYTAPTAIRALMREGDGPVKETSRASLRVLGTVGEPINPEAWMWYYEVVGDGRCPIVDTWWQTETGGVLITPLPGVTDLKPGSATLPFFGVRPELVSDDGNVLEGAAEGNLCIVDSWPGQARTVYGDHDRFVETYFAAYLGKYFTGDGCRRDEDGYYWITGRVDDVINVSGHRMGTAEVESALVSHGSVAEAAVVGYPHEIKGQGIYAYVTLNADSEPSEELRGELVKWVRKEIGPIASPDLIQWAPGLPKTRSGKIMRRILRRIAANEYSDLGDTSTLADPSVVDNLIDNRMNR